In Trichoderma breve strain T069 chromosome 4, whole genome shotgun sequence, the following proteins share a genomic window:
- a CDS encoding deoxyhypusine synthase domain-containing protein, whose product MAENGSSGAPPLEVTNAVLVKSEEMPKDAQKVEELDFNKLKGPITAEDLFLGMRNMGFQATSMSEAIRIINDMRAWRDPETGDKTTIFLGYTSNLISSGLRGVFRWLVEHKHVSCIVTTAGGVEEDFIKCLGETYMSSFSANGADLRKKGLNRIGNLVVPNANYCAFEDWVVPIFDKMLEEQEASKGTENEIHWTPSKVIHRLGKEINDERSVYYWAYKNDIPVFCPALTDGSIGDMLYFHTFKSSPQQLRVDLVEDIRRINTIAVRAKRAGMIILGGGVVKHHIANACLMRNGAESAVYINTAQEFDGSDAGARPDEAVSWGKIKIGADNVKVYLEATACFPFIVANTFAKDI is encoded by the exons ATGGCAGAAAACGGCAGCTCGGGTGCGCCTCCGTTGGAGGTCACCAATGCGGTGCTCGTCAAATCAGAGGAAATGCCAAAAGATGCACAGAAAGTAGAAGAACTGGACTTCAATAAGCTAAAGGGACCTATCACTGCAGAGGATTTATTCCTTGGAATGAGAAATATGGGATTCCAGGCAACTTCAATGAGTGAAGCCATTAGGATTATCAACGACATG agagcttggagagaCCCCGAAACTGGAGATAAGACGACAATTTTCTTGGGATATACTTCCAACCTTATCTCATCCGGTCTGAGGGGTGTCTTTCGGTGGCTGGTGGAGCACAAGCATGTCTCATGCATTGTTACAACAGCTGGAGGAGTAGAGGAAGATTTCATCAAGTGTCTCGGCGAAACATACATGAGCTCCTTTAGTGCTAACGGCGCAGACCTGCGAAAAAAGGGCCTCAACCGCATCGGAAACCTCGTCGTCCCCAACGCCAACTATTGTGCTTTTGAGGACTGGGTGGTGCCCATCTTTGACAAGATGCTGGAAGAGCAGGAGGCCAGCAAAGGAACTGAAAACGAGATTCACTGGACGCCTTCAAAGGTTATCCACCGACTGGGCAAGGAGATTAACGATGAGCGCTCAGTGTACTACTGGGCTTACAAAAACGACATTCCTGTTTTCTGTCCTGCCTTGACGGATGGCAGTATTGGAGACATGCTTTACTTCCACACATTCAAGAGTTCGCCACAGCAGCTACGGGTTGATCTGGTAGAAGATATTCGACGAATCAACACAATTGCCGTTCGAGCCAAAAGAGCAGGAATGATTATCCTGGGAGGCGGAGTCGTCAAGCACCACATTGCAAACGCATGTCTCATGAGAAACGGTGCAGAATCAGCCGTCTACATCAACACAGCCCAGGAATTCGACGGTAGCGACGCCGGCGCGCGTCCGGACGAAGCAGTATCTTGGGGAAAGATTAAAATTGGGGCGGATAACGTCAAG GTCTATCTCGAGGCGACGGCTTGTTTCCCGTTTATAGTGGCGAATACTTTTGCGAAAGATATTTAG
- a CDS encoding aldo/keto reductase family domain-containing protein: MARPAIGAQASRLAQDLPLGLSTTSTRIPKLIYGTAWKKEQTADLVYLALKTGFRAIDTAAQPKHYDERGVSVAVKRAVGEGLIKREDLFIQTKFTSPAGQNNVTPYDLNAPLADKVHQSVQSSLANFSIEGQEPYLDSLVLHSPMDTMQETITVWKTLETYTPHKIRNLGISNTTLPILQALFNDMTVKPAVVQNRFHNRTGYETELRAFCREQKIVFQSFWTISANRHLLQCSPVREVAQKAGVGAVAAFYSMVLGLEGTTILDGTTSQAHMEEDLEGIETVGVWAEGDGASDWASALSSFGQLIGES; this comes from the exons ATGGCTCGTCCAGCTATTGGAGCGCAAGCATCACGGCTTGCGCAAGATCTTCCTCTTGGACTATCGACAACCTCCACTCGCATTCCGAAACTCATATATGGCACTGCCTGGAAGAAGGAACAAACCGCAGATCTTGTCTACCTGGCTTTAAAAACTGGCTTCCGCGCCATCGATACTGCGGCCCAGCCCAAGCACTATGACGAGCGTGGTGTTAGTGTGGCTGTCAAACGGGCTGTGGGGGAAGGCCTCATCAAACGGGAGGATTTATTC ATCCAGACTAAATTTACATCCCCGGCTGGGCAGAATAACGTCACTCCATATGATTTGAACGCTCCGCTGGCGGACAAAGTTCATCAATCTGTGCAGTCCTCTCTTGCCAATTTCAGTATTGAAGGCCAGGAGCCATATCTCGATAGCCTGGTGCTCCATTCACCCATGGACACGATGCAAGAGACAATTACCGTGTGGAAGACTCTCGAAACATATACACCACACAAGATTCGGAACCTCGGGATATCCAACACTACCCTCCCCATCTTACAAGCTTTGTTCAATGACATGACCGTCAAGCCCGCTGTTGTGCAGAATCGTTTCCACAACAGAACCGGCTATGAGACCGAGCTCAGAGCTTTTTGCCGTGAACAGAAAATCGTATTTCAATCTTTCTGGACAATCTCTGCTAACAGACATCTGCTTCAATGCAGCCCTGTGCGAGAGGTAGCACAGAAGGCCGGGGTAGGAGCAGTTGCGGCGTTTTATTCAATGGTGTTAGGGCTGGAGGGGACTACCATCTTGGATGGCACAACAAGTCAGGCTCATATGGAAGAAGACTTGGAGGGCATAGAGACTGTAGGAGTATGGGCAGAGGGGGATGGAGCTTCTGACTGGGCTTCCGCGCTTAGCAGCTTCGGACAGTTGATTGGGGAATCATAG
- a CDS encoding oxidoreductase family, NAD-binding rossmann fold domain-containing protein, which yields MASGNPYTLKWGIMATGGIAETFCKDLLCSPAVRGADDVRHEIVAVASSSSSQRAAEFLQKINGAFDAKTYGSYPELVVDPNVDIIYVATPHSHHFQNTMLALEAGKHVLCEKAFTVTAAQARKLVETAKAKKLFLMEAVWTRYFPLSIKVRELITSGEIGTVFRTIGDLSINSNAEEGNGLSFADSHRMVNPDLAGEQDKEAPAVIASSNKYTTGADENTAIICSFPGHNSIGIASTTMRADTDPENVVPAVRIQGSKGEIQVFAPAYRPTKYRVVKKNGEAQTFDAPQPADPARNGWGHGMFWEADECARCLRDGKLESATLPWKESIVIMETMEEALRQGGITYPELITTDVYDPKSPLNTGNQ from the exons ATGGCGTCTGGAAACCCTTACACCCTAAAATggggcatcatggccactgGCGGCATCGCAGAGA CCTTTTGCAAGGACCTCCTGTGCAGTCCTGCAGTTCGAGGCGCCGACGATGTGCGCCACGAGATTGTTGCCGtagcctcctccagcagcagccagaggGCGGCGGAATTCCTCCAGAAGATCAACGGTGCCTTTGACGCCAAGACGTACGGATCGTACCCGGAACTCGTTGTCGACCCCAACGTCGACATCATTTACGTAGCAACTCCCCACAGCCACCACTTCCAGAACACCATGCTGGCGCTGGAGGCCGGCAAGCACGTCTTGTGTGAGAAGGCCTTCACCGTGACCGCTGCCCAGGCCCGAAAGCTGGTTGAGACGGccaaggcgaagaagctgttcTTGATGGAGGCTGTGTGGACACGATATTTCCCGTTGAGCATCAAGGTTCGAGAACTGATTACCTCTGGCGAGATTGGCACCGTCTTCCGAACAATTG GTGACTTGTCGATCAACTCAAACGCAGAGGAGGGTAACGGCTTGAGCTTCGCAGACTCTCATCGGATGGTCAACCCTGATCTCGCAGGCG AGCAAGACAAGGAGGCCCCAGCCGTGATTGCTTCCAGCAACAAGTACACCACCGGCGCAGACGAGAACACGGCCATAATCTGCAGCTTCCCCGGCCACaacagcatcggcatcgcctCAACGACGATGCGAGCAGACACCGACCCCGAGAACGTCGTCCCGGCCGTCCGCATCCAAGGATCCAAGGGAGAAATCCAAGTCTTCGCCCCGGCCTACCGGCCGACCAAGTACAGGGTGGTCAAGAAGAACGGCGAGGCCCAGACGTTCGACGCCCCCCAGCCCGCGGACCCTGCGCGCAACGGCTGGGGCCACGGCATGTTCTGGGAGGCGGACGAGTGCGCTCGGTGCTTGCGTGACGGCAAGTTGGAGAGCGCCACGTTGCCCTGGAAGgagagcatcgtcatcatggagacgatggaggaggcgCTGAGGCAGGGTGGCATCACGTATCCGGAGCTGATTACCACCGATGTGTATGACCCCAAGAGCCCTCTCAACACGGGCAATCAGtga
- a CDS encoding methyltransferase domain-containing protein, which translates to MQSSSSPEAYEATHVHSVYNAIAPHFSSTRHKPWPLISSFLTSLPAGSVGLDVGCGNGKYLPVNPTLHIFGSDRSDALVHLARTERNGEVAVADALSLPYRQRSVDFVICVAVIHHLSTRERRQELIQALLECVHKGGRVLVYAWALEQSSSRRGWDEGSEQDTLVPWVMRSKGKPDETFERYYHLYRKGELEEDVIAAGGQVLESGYERDNWWVTCSNQV; encoded by the coding sequence ATgcaatcctcctcctcaccagAGGCCTACGAGGCCACCCACGTCCACTCCGTCTACAACGCCATCGCGCCTCACTTCTCATCCACCCGCCACAAGCCCTGGcccctcatctcctccttccTCACCTCCCTCCCCGCCGGCTCCGTTGGCCTCGACGTCGGCTGCGGCAACGGGAAATATCTCCCCGTCAACCCGACCCTGCACATCTTCGGCTCCGACCGCAGCGACGCCCTCGTGCATCTCGCCCGCACGGAGCGCAACGGCGAGGTCGCCGTTGCAGACGCTCTGAGCCTGCCCTACCGCCAGCGCTCCGTCGACTTCGTCATCTGCGTCGCCGTCATACATCATCTGTCTACTCGGGAGAGACGCCAGGAGCTCATTCAGGCGCTGTTGGAATGTGTCCACAAGGGCGGGAGAGTGCTCGTGTACGCCTGGGCCTTGGAGCAGAGCTCGAGTCGCAGGGGCTGGGACGAAGGATCGGAGCAGGATACCCTGGTGCCATGGGTGATGCGCTCAAAGGGCAAGCCGGATGAGACTTTCGAGCGGTACTATCACCTGTATCGCAAGGGGGAGTTAGAGGAGGATGTGATAGCAGCAGGGGGGCAAGTTTTGGAGAGCGGCTATGAGAGGGACAATTGGTGGGTGACATGTAGCAACCAAGTCTGA
- a CDS encoding myb-like DNA-binding domain-containing protein: MGGRGLPASPVDITSLLRFSSNASNESPVPSPRRQLRPASVPSTPTTTPHDLLPPRVGPSAVAPALIPSNRRSMTPHVPDQPVKKQSKWSPEEDAIIIELRGRGMKWEDVSKRLPGRSAISCRLHYQNYLERRSEWDEERKNKLARLYERFKSDMWAKVAEELAVPWRAAEAMHWQLGEADMARRAGVVPFSLAAVNTSESSSNRALASRAQAPIQPQDNSALREMRPPSPPTSYSRSQLMPPMTSQTRPMLPPQHMHQTPHPSPHTVVPGPPAPQQQPPPPPAPAAALAHPFGDYRRSPGPGLAPIQPHPSSHNTGPLPGVAQLTTGMSPYGPPSGPPTPTSLPAIATPSMPRYVPLEQAGTKRRASPDMTRPDAAHRRRLA; the protein is encoded by the exons ATGGGCGGCAGAGGCTTGCCAGCCAGCCCCGTGGATATCACCTCCTTGCTTCGGTTTTCCTCAAACGCTTCAAACGAGTCCCCCGTGCCGTCCCCTAGAAGACAGCTTCGACCTGCCTCTGTACCGTCAACACCCACGACTACTCCTCATGATCTCCTACCTCCGCGTGTTGGGCCTTCGGCTGTAGCTCCAGCGCTCATCCCGAGCAACAGGCGCAGTATGACGCCTCACGTCCCGGATCAGCCAgtcaagaagcaaagcaagtgGTCTCCTGAGGAggacgccatcatcattgagCTGCGGGGCAGAGGAATGAAATGGGAAGATGTTTCAAAGCGACTTCCAGGACGCAGTGCCATTAGCTGCCGGCTTCACTATCAGAACTACCTCGAGAGACGGAGTGAGTGGGATGAGGAGCGCAAGAACAAGCTTGCCAGGCTGTATGAGAG ATTCAAGTCTGACATGTGGGCCAAGGTAGCTGAAGAGTTGGCTGTCCCCTGGCGAGCAGCCGAAGCCATGCACTGGCAGCTGGGTGAGGCAGACATGGCTCGCCGGGCTGGTGTagttcctttctctctcgctgCTGTCAATACTAGTGAATCGTCGAGCAACAGGGCTTTGGCAAGCCGAGCCCAAGCTCCGATTCAGCCGCAGGATAACAGCGCTCTCCGTGAAATGAGGCCACCGTCTCCTCCCACGAGCTACAGCCGCAGCCAGCTTATGCCCCCCATGACCTCG CAAACGCGACCAATGCTACCTCCGCAACACATGCATCAGACACCCCATCCCTCACCCCACACAGTAGTACCAGGACCACCGgctccgcagcagcagccgccgccaccaccggcGCCTGCTGCCGCTCTGGCACACCCTTTTGGTGACTACCGCCGTAGCCCGGGTCCTGGGCTGGCTCCGATCCAGCCTCACCCGTCGTCCCACAACACCGGTCCTCTGCCAGGTGTTGCACAGTTGACCACGGGGATGAGCCCATATGGTCCGCCAAGCGGGCCACCGACGCCTACCTCTCTGCCTGCGATTGCTACTCCCTCGATGCCTCGTTACGTGCCCCTCGAGCAGGCAGGAACGAAACGACGAGCGAGCCCCGACATGACACGACCCGATGCTGCTCATAGGCGAAGACTCGCATAA
- a CDS encoding CAP-Gly domain-containing protein encodes MADVPLLVISEYAASERRITPSWTIFQLKTKLEPVTGIPPSCQILSLKTSAGSEKIPLDAADEDAVRLSSFPLAPYAELHVVDTRPPTARPNFTDTSGVDKYVMPDEEYEKKTDSVLAWKKTEKLGRFDPTAPSREEARVAGLKEEIAQRGIEVGKRCRVGGEDTRRGEVKYVGDVEEIPNGAGPWVGVHLDEPVGKNDGSISGKRYWGQPSELKHGVFVRPERVEIGDYPALDDLEDMEEI; translated from the exons ATGGCCGACGTCCCTCTACTGGTCATCTCGGAGTACGCTGCTTCCGAGCGGCGCATCACCCCTTCGTGGACAATCTTCCAGCTCAAGACCAAACTCGAGCCTGTCACAGGCATCCCTCCCTCGTGCCAGATTCTCAGTCTCAAGACGTCAGCCGGCTCGGAAAAAATCCCCCTCGACGCAGCAGATGAGGACGCGGTCCGGTTGTCCAGCTTTCCCCTGGCTCCGTATGCAGAGCTGCAT GTTGTTGACACCCGCCCACCAACAGCCAGGCCCAACTTCACCGATACTTCAGGCGTGGATAAGTATGTGATGCCCGATGAGGAgtacgagaagaagacagatTCCGTGCTAgcctggaagaagacggagaagctTGGCCGATTTGACCCTACAGCGCCAAGCCGCGAGGAGGCTAGGGTGGCTGGCCTCAAGGAAGAAATTGCCCAGCGTGGCATTGAAGTTGGCAAGAGATGCCGCGTCGGTGGAGAGGACACTCGTCGAGGTGAGGTCAAGTACGTTGGTGACGTTGAAGAGATTCCCAACGGTGCTGGACCGTGGGTGGGGGTTCATCTGGATGAGCCTGTGGGGAAGAATGACGGCAGCATCTCAGGCAAGCGTTACTGGGGACAACCCTCAGAGCTAAAGCATGGAGTCTTTGTGAGGCCAGAGAGGGTGGAGATTGGAGATTACCCGGCTCTCGACGACCTGGAGGATATGGAAGAGATCTAA